The Streptomyces halobius genomic interval AGGCATAGCCGGCGCAGGCAAGTTGGAGAGAGAGGAAGCCGAGCCACACCGCGGCCGCCTGTACGGGGCCGAGGAACAGCGACCCGTAGAGCGCGAAGACGTCCACGACCGGCGCGAGCAGGGGAAGGGCGACCTGGAAGAGAGCCAGATAGCTCAGTCCGCGACGGCCGAAGCGGCCGGCCGGGCCCATCCCGACGACGGCGCGGCGGTGCTTCCACATCGCCTGGATCGTCCCGTAACACCAGCGGTAGCGCTGGCGCCACAGCTGGCGCAGCGAGGTGGGGACCTCGGTCCAGGCGATGGCGGACTCCTCGTAGACCACCCGCCAACCCGCCTGCCACAGGGCCATGGTGAGGTCGGTGTCCTCGGCGAGGGTGTCCTCGCTGACCCCGCCGACGCCCATGAGCGCGTCCAGGCGGAAGGCACCGATGGCGCCGGGGACCGTCGGCATGCACTCCAGCACCTCGAACATCCGGCGGTCGAGATTGAACCCGAAGACATACTCCAGGTGCTGCCATCTGCCCAGCAGACGACGGCGGTTGCCGACCTTGGTGTTGCCGCTGACCGCGCCCACGGCCGGGTGGGCCAGCGGCTGGATGAGCCGGTAGACGGCGTCCGGCTCGAAGACGGTGTCGGCGTCGACCATGACCACGATGTCGTGCGCCGCGTGCGCCAGACCGGTGTTGAGGGCCGCGGCCTTGCCCGCGTTGGCCTGCCGGACCACCAGCACACGCGGGTCGTCGATCCGGGCGGCGATGTCCGCCGTGTCGTCCGTCGACCCGTCGTCGATCACGACGATCTGCAGGTACGGGTGGGTGGCGGCGAGCAGCGAACGGACGGTGGACTCGATGCCCGCCTCTTCGTTGTAGGCGGGTACGAGGACCGTCACCGGGTCGGTGACCTCCCGTAGACGGGGCGCCCCTGGGTGGTAGCGCGTCAGCCGCCGGACGTGGGCGCGGGCGAAGAGTACGAGCATCAGGAGGCGCAGCACACCGAGCCCGCCGGCGACCCCGAGCACCCAGGCCATGGCGCTCACAAACGCGTGCCCGAGGGCCTTGGCCCAGATCAGGGCCTTGCCCTGCAACCGCTCGACGACGGACACCGGCTCCTCGGTCGAGAGCAGCCCGGCCCCGGCCGTCACCGTCGTGAACCGCTCCACGTTCCGGTCGGCGAGCAGCTTCTCGGTGCCGGTGTACGCGTCTTCGTTCTGGCTGAACTGCCGGATGACGCCCTGCGACGGCTTCCGGAACCAGCGGTCGGCGGCGACCAGCGTGTAGCCCTTGTCGGCGGCCTGCCGCGCCGCCTTCCACTCGGCGCCGCAGATCGTGTCCACCTCGGTGGTCTGCGGCGGCCGCAGCAGCCCGGTGTGGATGCCCACGGAACCGGCCAGCGCCTTCTGCGTGAGGGAGTGCTCCAGCGAGGCGCGGAGGGGCGATGCCGAGCCCATGGCGGCGCCGGTGTAGGTGTTGGAGCCGATCTCATGGCCTTCGGCGTGGATCCGCCGTACCAGGTCGGGGTGCGTGGCGGCCTGCGCGCCCTTGAGGAAGAAGGTCGCGTGCGCACGGTGCCTGCGCAGCAGGTCGAGCAGTCGCGGGGTCCATACGGGGTCGGGCCCGCCGTCGTAGGTGAGTGCCACGGTACGGGCGGGCATCGCGGCGGACCGCACCTCGCCGTCGTCGATGCGGACCACCGGGCCGCCCTTGTCCACGGCCTTGGGCACGGGGGTGGTGCAGTCCCGCTTGGTCTTCGCGGCGTCGACCTCGTGGGTGGTCCAGCCCTCGAAGAGCAGCGCGCCGAACATCACCGGGAGGACGAGGATCAGCAGCAGCCAGTGTCCGCGCGGGTCCCGGGACTGCGCGTGCCGGCCCCTGTTAGAGCGGCGCCTCACGTCACGCCCGCGGTGACAGTCGGGTGTCGCAGAACCGTCCCGCGCCCGACGGAAGAGCCGGCGCATGAACAGAACTCAACTATGTTGTGGGAGTTTCTTTTCCGGCTGGCCTTACCCATGGTGGGCGAGTGTACTCATGGCAGATCGTGGGTATGCCCTGCGGGCACAGAGCGGCCGGCGGCTTATCACCGGAGCTCAACACCCAGGCCGCGTCACGCCGGGACGCATTGCCCAAGCGCGGCACCCGGGAGGGTCACGACCCAACTGGTAGATCACATCCATCAGTTGACTGCCCGCCAACCGTGCCCGGGAGCGAAAAAACCCGTTCCCAGAACCCGCCGCACGCAGAAATACCCGCCCGCGCCCGAAACACGCGGAAATACCCGCCGCACACGGAAAGGCCACCCCACACCCGCTGCACGCATAAATACCGCTCTAAGCCCCTCACGCGCGGAAACACCACCCCACAACCACCGCACGCGAAAAACCGCGAAAACACCCACCACGCGCGGGAATACCACCCCCACCCGCCACGTTGTGGCCTGCAAGGGGGCCCATCCACCCCTTAGGGGATCTGTATGACCAACCCTTAAGGGTTCTCCCCCTCACACCCTGAGGGCTCTGCCCCAACCCCTAAGGATTCCGCCCGCCTCCCCCGGCCACCGACGGCTCCGGCCCCTTCTCCGCCCCGTCCGGATCATTCGGCGTGAGCAGCTGTTCCGTCCAGAGGATCTTGCCGTCCGTGGTGTAACGGGTGCCCCAACGGTGCGTGAACTGGGAGACCAGGAACAGCCCCCGGCCGCCCTCGTCGGTCGCGCGTGGATGGCGCAGATACGGCGAGGTGCTGCTGCCGTCGCAGACTTCGCAGGTCAGGGTATGACCCAGGATCAGGCGCAGCCGGATCGGCCCGGAACCGTACCGGATCGCGTTGGTGACCAGCTCGCTGACGACGAGTTCGGTGGTGACGACCAGGTCCGCGAGGCCCCAGTCGGTGAGCTGATCGGCCGCCATGCCGCGGGCCCGGGAGACCACGGCCGGGTCGGTGGGCAGGTCCCATGAGGCGTAGCGGTCCTCGTCCAGGCTGCGGGTGGCGGCCAGCAGCAGCGTGACGTCGTCGAAGGGCCGCGCGGGCACCAGACTCTCGATGACGGTCTCGCACAGGGCGTCGAGCGACACATGCGGTGTTTCGAGGGCGCGGCGCAGCCGCTCCGTCCCGGTGTCGCCGGCCTCGCCCGGGACACGCCCGGTGAGCAGGCCGTCCGTGTAGAGCGCGAGGACGCTGCCTTCCGGTACCACCGATTCGACGGCCTCGAAGGGGAGGCCACCGACGCCCAGCCGCGGCCCGATGGACAGGTCGGCGAAGTGGACCCGCCCGTCGGGGGCGACCATGGCGGGTGCGGGGTGCCCCGCGCTGGCCATGGTGCAGCAGCGGCTGAGCGGGTCGTACACCGCGTACAGGCAGCTGGAGCCGCGCACTCCGGCGTCGGCGCCCGGCAGGTGGACGGCCACGGGGGGCGCGTCGGCCGCGGACTCGTTCCGGAGCGCGGCCGTCGCCGCCTCGTCCGATACCCGGCCGACCAGGTCGTCCAGATGACCGAGGAGTTCGTCGGGACGGAGTTCCAGCGCGGCGAGGGTCTGGACCGCGGTGCGCAGCCGCCCCATGGTGGCGACGGCGTCGATGCCATGGCCCGTCACATCGCCCACCACCAGGGCGACCCGGGCCCCGGACAGCGCGATGACGTCGAACCAGTCGCCGCCGGCGTCGGCGAGCGCGTCGGCCGGCCGGTAGGAGGAAGCCACCCGCACCGCGTCCTGCTGGGGGACCTCGTGCGGCAGCAGACTGCGCTGGAGGGCGAGCGCCGCGCCGCGTTCGCGGGTGTAGCGGCGGGCGTTGTCGATGCAGACGGCCGCCCGCGCGACGAATTCCTCCGCGAGGCTCAGGTCGTCCGCGCTGAACGCCTCGTCATGCTGGCTGCGGAAGAACGCGGTCACCCCCATGGACATGCCGCGCGCCCGGATCGGCACCACCATCGCGGTGTGCAGCCCGAGATCGAGGAAGTGCGCATGCCGGTCCCCGGGGATGTTGGCGGCCCACTCCGGGCTGAGCGGATCCAGCCGCTCCGTCCGCCACGATCCGCCGCCGGCCAGGCAGCGGATGGGGGGTGACCAGGCGTGGTAGGTGGCCATGTCCCCGATGTCGACCACCGACTCCGGGACGCCCTCCCGGAGGGACTGCTGCCCGGCACGGCGCAGCAGGACCATGTCGGCGTCGCTGAGCGGCCCGGAAACCGGCTCACCGCCTCTGATCACCGAGTCCAGGAGATCGACGGCGACGAAGTCGGCGAGGTGCGGCACCGCCACGTCCGCCAGGTCCTGGGCGGTCTGCATGACGTCCAGGGTGCGGCCGATGTACTGGCTCGCCCGGTCGAGCAGGGTCAGCCGCTGCCGGTTCTGGTAGCGCTCGGTGATGTCGAGCACTGTGTAGCACACACCGATGGGCCGCCCGTTCACATCGTCGAGGCGGACGAACGACATCGAGTGGGCGCGCTCCCGGTGCGGGTCCGACCGCGGCCGGCCGATGTGCTCGTACTCGATCAGCTGCTCACCGGTTTCCAGGACCCGCCGCATCTGCACTTCGAGGGATTCGGCGTCCAGGCCGGGCTGGATCTCTCCCAGCCGCTTGCCGATACGGTTCTGTGCGGGCCCGCCGCCGAACCGCTCCAGCGCGGCGTTCGACCAGACGAACCGGAGGTCGGTGTCCACGACGGCCATGCCGACGGGCGTCTGTGTCACCATCCGCTCCAGTACGGCGCGGCTGATCTGCCATCCCTGCAGGGGCGACGCCTCGACCGCCAGAACCAGCCAGTGCGCCCGGTCCGTGCTGTCGGTCACCGGGACCACCTGCGCCTCGATGCCGACCTGCGCGTCGTCGGCGCCCCGCGCGGAGAGCAGTCCGGTCCAGCTGCCGCGTTCCCGGCACTCCTCGGCCAGCGCGGCCACCCGCGCCGCGTCGTCCGCCGCCAGCAGTGCGGTCACGGGGAGCCCGACCACGTCCGCGCCCTTGCGGCCGAGCAGCCGCTCGGCTCCCGGGGACCAGCTCTCGACGAGCCCGTGCGCGTCGAGCAGAAAAATCGCGGCATCGGCCAGGTTGAGCCACGCCTGCTGCCCCGTCTGGCGGTTCTCCTGGAGCTTTGCCATGCCAGCGCTTCCGTCCCTGCCGCCTGCGACCTCTTGTCTCTTATATCCCTATCTCTCCCAATCCATCTATAACTTTTACATTGTGTTGACAGCGGGCGGTCCGGCACCCACGCGGCCCGGGGACGCCCGCCGTATCGGCGTTCCGGCAGGTCAGCGGGCGAGCCGGGTGGCCTTCAGCGAGTACATGAGGGGTATGCGGGGCCGGTCGTCCGGCACCCGGTAACAGCCGTCATCGCCGCGCCGCAGTGAGCCGAACCGCTGGAACATCGTGAGATCGTGCTCGTGCAGGAAGTCGATGCGCAGCCCGGCTCCGGCCAGGGCGGAGACGACGTCACCGAGCGGATGCTGCCATTCGACGCTGCGGTTGTCGACCGTCGGCGCATCGAAATCCGCGTACGTACCCGGGGCTTCGTCCACCCACGCATCGCGGCTGAAGTAGTCGTGGGTGATCCGCGATCCGGTCTCGTCGTCCAGGACGTCGCACAGCGGATGGAACTCGGCAAGATAGAGGAAACCGCCGGGCGCGATGAGGGAAGCGGCGGTCTCGGCCCAGCGGACCAGGTCCGGGAGCCGGTTCAGGGCGCCGATGCCGGTGTAGACGATGTCGTACGACGAGTCCGGGACGGCCTCGGCGGCGTCATAGACGTCCGCGGCGACGAACGACGCCCGCTCCGGGCCGTAGCCGAGCTCGGCGGCCAGGTCACGGGCGGCCTCGACGGCCGGTTCGGAAAAGTCCAGGCCGACGACGTGGGCCGCACCGCGGTGGGCCCAGGAGAGCGTGTCCTGGCCGAAGTGACACTGGAGGTGGAGCAGGGTTCGGCCGGTGACATCCCCGACCTCAGCGATCTCGAAGTCACGGAGCACATCGCGGACCCGCCGGAAACGCTCCTGGTCGTAATAATCGCTCGCGGTGTGGATGACGCCCCGCTCGTCCCACCTGGCACGATTCGCCTCGCGCCAGTCGTCGGGGCCGGTGTGTCCTCGCATACCGCGAAGTTATCCACAGCCTGAGCACCCCGCCAACGCAATTCCGACGCCGGGCGCAGAATGGGCCCATGACTCACCAGACGCCAGGCGCCGACCACGCCCCCGACCTCACCCACTCCTCCGACCTGACGGGCCCGACGGCGCCCCCGTCCTCGCCCGCCGCCCCTTCCTCCCCCGCCGGGATGCCCGACTGGGAGAAGCGGTTTCGCGCACCCCGGATCGGCCTGCCGGACTGGGCGGAGCACGCCCCGGACCGCTCCCTGTTCGTCTCGAACGCCACCGGCACCTTCGAGCTGTACACCTGGGACCGGGCGAGCGGCAGCCAACGGCAGGCCACGGACCGGCCGCACGGCACGACGGACGGGACGCTGTCACCGGACGGCGAGTGGATCTGGTGGTTCTCGGACACCGACGGTGACGAGTTCGGTGTCTGGATGCGGCAGCCGTTCGCGGGCGGCCCGGACGAACCGGCCGCCCCGGGGCTGGACCCCTCCTACCCGGGAGGGCTGGCGATCGGCCGGGACGGCACCGCGGTCATCGGCCGCTCCACGGACGAGGAGGGCTCGACGGTCCATGTCGTACGGCCGGGAGAGTCGCCGGCCGAGATCTACCGCCACCGCGAATCGGCCGGTGTGGGCGATCTATCCCATGACGGTTCACTGATCGCGATCGAGCACACCGAGCACGGCGACGCCATGCACTCCGCGATCCGGGTGGTGCGGGCGGACGGCGAGGCGGTCGCGGAGCTGGACGACACCAAGGGCGGCACCGAGGAGCTGGGCCTGTCGGTGATGGGCTTCGCGCCCGTGGACGGCGACGCCCGACTTCTGGTGGGCCACCAGCGCCGAGGCCGCTGGGAGCCCATGATCTGGAACCCCCTCACCGGCGAGGAAACCGCCCTGTCGATCGACCTGCCCGGCGACGTCGGCGCGGACTGGTATCCGGACGGGTCGGCGCTCCTCATCGAGCACGAGTACCAGGCACGCGGCGAGCTCTGGCGCTACGACCTGGGCATTCCGGGCGCCGGCGGAGCCACCTCCGCCGGCGCCGGTGATACGCCCGCCGGTACAACCACCGACACCTCCCTGGTGCCCGGCCACCCGCTCACCCGGGTCGACACCCCGGCAGGCACGGTCTCGGGCGCGACCGCCCGCCCGGACGGCACGGTGGAATTCCTCTGGTCGTCGGCGGCGCACCCGCCCGAGGTCCGCTCGACCAGCGGCAAGGTCGTGCTGGACCCGCCCGGAACGAAGGCCCCCGGTTCGGTCCCGGTGACGGACGCCTGGGTGGAGGGCCCCGGTGGCCGCGTCCACGCCCTGGTACAGCAGCCTCCCGGCGACGGCCCCTTCCCCACTGTCTTCGACATCCACGGCGGCCCCACCTGGCACGACAGCGACGCCTTCGCCTCGTCCCCGGCGGCCTGGGTGGACCACGGCTTCGCGGTGGTCCGCGTCAACTACCGCGGCTCGACCGGCTACGGCCGCGCCTGGACGGACGCGCTCAAGCACCGCGTCGGCCTGATCGAGCTGGAGGACATCGCCGCGGTACGCGAGTGGGCGGTCGCGTCCGGGCTGGCGGACCCGGACCGTCTGATACTCGCGGGCGGCTCGTGGGGCGGCTATCTGACCCTGCTGGGGCTCGGCACCCAGCCGGACGCATGGGCGGCGGGCCTGGCGGCGGTCCCGGTGGCGGACTACGTCACGGCGTACAACGACGAGATGGAAGCCCTCAAGGCCATGGACCGGACCCTGCTCGGCGGCACGCCGGAAGAGGTCCCGGAACGCTTCGAGGCGTCCTCCCCTCTGACCTACGTCGACTCCGTACGGGCCCCGGTCTATATCTCCGCCGGCGTCAACGACCCACGCTGCCCGATCCGGCAGGTGGAGAACTACGTCCAGCGCCTGGAACGCCGCGGCCACCCGCACGAGGTCTACCGCTACGACGCCGGCCACGGCTCCCTGGTTGTAGAGGAACGCATCAAGCAGCTCCGCCTGGAACTGGACTTCGCTCGACGGCATGTGGCGGGGGTTCGGGGTGATGAGGCTGAGGGGGTGACTCCGCGCTGAGGGTGACTCCGGTGACTCCGTGCTGAGGGGGTGGTTCCGTGCTGAGCGTGTGAGTCCGCGCTGAGCCGGTGGCTGCACGCTGAGCGCGTGGACGCTCAGCGCGTGACTCCGCACTGAGCACGTGTCTCCACGCTGAGCACGTGTCTCGGTAGGAGGTGGGGGGGCGGGCGGAGGGGGTGGGGCGGGGGGAGGGGAGGGGCCCCGGGGCCGTGACTGGCCGGAGCAGAGCGACGACCCCCGCCGAGGTGCGCCCACTCCCCGCCCCGAGGTGCGCCCCTCCCCGCCCGCCCCTGGCCCCCGCCCCGAGACCTAGCGGGCAGCTACCCCCTCACTCAGAATCCCCAGCGCCGCGTCCTTCGCCGCTTCGGACTCGCGGCGGAAGAGGCGGAACCACATGAAGACCACGAAGCCCGCGAAGACGAACCACTCGCCGGTGTAGCCGAGGTTCTGGAATGCCTTCAGGTCCAGCCCGCTGCCCTCAGCGGCGGCCGGCGGGACGGGGCGCAGCGGGTCCTGGGTGTCGGTGAGCGTGATCCATGCGTCGTAGACCTCGTACGGCACGATGTTGACCAGCGACGCCGCGCTGATCATGCCGAGCTGCCCCTTCGGCAACCCGCCGCCGGCCTGCACTCCGTCGGTGCCCTGGTTCTCGGATGCCTGCAGCGCTCCGCTGACGGTGACCTCGCCCTTGGGCGGCGAGGGCACCTTCGCCACGTCCGCCTTCTTGTTCGCGTCGCCGGGCAGCCAGCCCCGTACGACCGGGAGGGCCTTACCGCCGTCCGTACGCAGCAGGGTCAGGACGTAGAAGCCCTGGCTCTTGCCCCGTTTGTCGTCCAAGGTGCGGCCGGGTACGAGCAGTTGGTGCCCGGTGTCGTAGTGCCCGCGGGCGCTGGCCTGGCGGCCGGAAGTGATCTTGTCGACGGGTAGCAGGCTGTCCAGGGGGCGGGCGGCCGCGGCCTTGGCGCGGGCGGAGCGGTCCTCCTGCTGCTGGTGGCTGTCGACGCGGTCCTCGAAGCGGCTCAGTTGCCAGCTGCCCATGAAAACGCAGAAGGGGATCGCCAGTATGGCGAAGACGTTGATTCCCCACCACCGCGGGGTCAGCAGGAACCGGTACACCCCATCAACGGTACGGGGCACGTACGGGCGGGCCGCATCGGCCCCTCCACGGCACCGACCAGCGGCGCCCGGCGACGGGACAACGGCTGACCGGGACGGCAGCCGCGCGGGGACGGCAGCCGCGCGGGACAGCATCCGGGCGGCTACGCCATGTCCCGGCCCCGCAACGTCCGGCAAACGGGCCACGAGGCCCTGCCCGTCACCGCCGCATCCATTGCCGTCCACCGCGCGGGCTCCACCCACGCCATCAGCCCCACCCGCGACAGCCACCCCGTCCGCCCCGGAGGACGTCGGCCCCATCAACCCCCATCAGCCCGTCCGCCGCATCCAGCGCTCCGGGTCAGAGCTGAGCCTGGCGGGCCAGCCGTTTATGGGGCCGCCAGCGCCTCCGTGCGGTACACCGTGCCCGCACACGCGTCCGGGATCTTGGTGTCGGCCGCGGCGGGCTCACCGGCCTCCGGCGTATGGGTGAGGACGATGCCGCTGGACGTCGAGCCGCCGTCGGCGGCACCGTCGTCGCCGCCCGCCTGGCCGCCGTCGCCCGCCGCCGTGGACCCGCTGTCCGGGGAGTTTCCCGGCGACCGCGACGGTTCGGGGGGCGCCGTGGTCCCCGGGGTGGCGCATCCGGTGGTGCCGCCACCGTCCTCCGGGATCCAGGCGAATTTGACCTCGTACGCCTCGCCCGGTTTGAGAACCAGCTCGTCAGGGACGTGGGCCGGGTCGGGCAGACCGGTGGCGTCGTCGCCCGACGTGTGGTCGACGACATGGACGCGGTCCGGGTTGGTGCTGCCCTGCGCGACCAGGCCGACGGTGCCGCCGCCCTCGACCGAGCAGGCCGTGGTCGAGGTGTTGACCATGCGGAACGCGCCGTAGACGCGGCCCTCGGAGTCCGCCGGACGGACCGAGGCGGTGCCCTGGCCGAGCTGCTCTCGTCCGCAGACCGGCGAGGAGACCTCCATGGTGGCGTCCGGAGCCGGGGTGCCGGCACCCGGGGCCCGGCTCGGGCCGCTCCTCTCCGTCTTCTTGCCGTTGCCCGCGGGCCGGTCCGAGCCCGGCTGCCGGCCGCCCTCGCCGGACAGCTGCGGATCGGCGTGCTCGGTGCCCTCACCGTGCTCGCCGCCGACGCCGCCCTGGGCGCGGTGGCTGCTCGCGGCATTGGCGGGCCGGTCCTCGGACCGGTCGTTGAGGTTGACCACATGGACCATGGCCGGGATCGACGTACCGCCGAGCAGCAGCGCGGCGGCCGCGCCCACGATGACGTGCCGACGGCGCTGACGCCGGGCCGGCACCGCGCGGCGCAGCTGTTCCAGGGCGTCCGGCGCGGGTTCGAGGTCGGCGACGCGGGAGTGCAGCAGCCGCCTCAGCTCGTCCTCGCCACCGAATCCACCACCGGCACCACCGCCGAGGCCCAAGCCGTCGTCGGGGTCTGAACCTCCGCCAGGGCCACGACCATCGGAGCCGGCACCACCGCCTGAGTCGGCACCACCGCCGGAGCCGACACGACCGCCCGAGCCAGCACCACCACCGGTTCCGTCCCCGTCGCCGTCACGGGCCCCCTGGCCAGCATCGACTCCCCGCCCGGCGCCGGTCTCCTGCCCGTCGTCGCTCCCCTCCCCACGGCTGCCTACGCCCCCGGTGCCGTCCTCAGCCCCGCGCCCAGCATCACCAACATCACGACCATCGGCATCTCGACCATCAGCACCACCGGCGTCACCACCAGTGGCACCAGCACCACCGGCGTCACCACCAGCGGCATCAGTATCGCTGCCGCCAAGGCCACCAGCGACGTCGCCCTCGGCACCACCGCCGAGGCCCAGGCCGTCGACCCCAGCAGGCCCCTCCGACCCGCACAAGCCCGACGGCCCCACAGAACCCTCCGACTGCCCGAACGAGCCCCCCGACCCCACACGGCCACCGGACCGAACCGGCCCGTCCAAGCCCCCCGGCCCGAACGCGCCGAACCTCTCGCCGCTCATACCGGAGCCTCCATCGCGACGCGCAGCGCCGCTATGCCCCGCGACCCGTACGCCTTGACGGAGCCGAGCGATATCCCCAGCGTCTCGGCGACCTGCGCCTCCGTCATATCGGCGAAATAGCGCAGCACCAGCACCTCGCGCTGCCGCCGCTGCAGCCCGCGCATCGCCTGGATCAGCTGGTCACGCTCCAGCAGGTCGTACGCGCCCTCCTCGGCGCTCGCCATGTCGGGCATCGGCTTGGTGAGCAGCTTCAGCCCGAGGATGCGGCGGCGCAGCGCGGAGCGCGAGAGGTTGACGACGGTCTGCCGCAGGTAGGCGAGGGTCTTTTCGGGGTCGCGCACCCGCCCGCGCGCGGAGTGCACACGGATGAAGGCTTCCTGGACGACGTCCTCGCACGAGGCGGTGTCGTCGAGGAGCAGCGCGGCGAGGCCGAGCAGTGAGCGGTAGTGCGCGCGGTAGGTTTCGGTCAGGTGGTCGACTGTGGTGCCCGCTGCCATCGAGTCGTCAGTGTCCCCGCGCTGAGAAGGAATCTGCGAGGGGTGTGTGGTGGTCCAGGGGGCGATCACTGGCATGCCCCCGGACGCACGGGGGCGCAGCGGGCGCACTGCCGCGCCTGCTGTCCCCCCTGGAGCGAGGGTGAAACCGAGTATGTCTGCCACGCTTGTTGGACACGCTTCCCCCTGTAAGGGTTGTACGCGCAAGGCACCGCCTGTGACGATGTGTGAAATGCCCTCATGCGTACCAGCTCTTCCCCAATGCACCATTTGTCCCGACGCATTCGTCCCGCCTTCGAGGGCCCCACGGCACACCATGGACGCCTGGGCCGCCCGGGTGGGGCGCCCACAGAGACGCTCCCCGCCGAACCGCCGGTTGCAGTGTGGCGGGGAGCGAATGGTCGGACAGCTCGTCGGCCCAGATCAAGTGACCTGCGCCCGTCTCTCGCTCACAGGATCTTCACACGCCCCGGAAAGTATCGCCCCGGCGGCCCACCCACGACGGCCGAACCCGCCAACCACGGGCGCCCGGCTCCCCTCACCGCCCCCGATCACGCCCCCGGCCCGGGACCACCCCACCCCGGGACGCCCGCCCCAAAGCCCCCGCCCCGGACCGACCGCCCCCTGAGCCACCGCCCCGAGGCACCCCGAGGTCCTACCCGCCCAACTCCGCCGCCACCAGCTCACCGATCTGTGCAGCGTTCAAAGCCGCCCCCTTGCGCAGATTGTCCCCGCACACGAACAGCTCCAGCGCCCGCGGATCGTCCAGCGACCGCCGGACCCGCCCGACCCAGGTCGGATCCGTCCCGGCCACATCGGACGGCGTGGGGAACTCGCCCTCGGCCGGGTCGTCGCTGACGACGACCCCCGGGGCCGAGGCCAGAATCTCGTGCGCTCCGGCGACCGTGACCTCGTTCTCGAACCGCGCGTGCACGGCCAGCGAGTGGGTGGTGATCACCGGCACCCGGACGCAGGTCGCGGTGACCCGCAGGTCCGGCATCCCCAGGATCTTGCGGGACTCGTTGCGGACCTTGAGCTCCTCGGAGGACCAGCCGTCCTCCCGGAGCGAACCGGCCCAGGGCACGACATTGAGCGCGATCGGCGCCGGGAACGGCCCCAGTGTGTCGCCGACCGCCCGCCGCACATCGCCCGGTGCGCTGCCCAGCTCCGTACCGGATATCGCCGACAGCTGCGCCCGCAGTGTGTCGACACCGGCCTGTCCCGCGCCCGAAACGGCCTGGTACGAGGAGACGATCAGCTCGCTCAGCCCGTACTCGGCATGCAGCGCGCCCAGCGCGACGATCATCGAGAGGGTGGTGCAGTTCGGGTTGGCGACGATCCCGCGCGGCCGCACCCGCGCCGCGTGCGCATTGACCTCGGGCACGACGAGGGGCACGTCCGGGTCCATCCGGAACGCGCCCGAGTTGTCCACGACCACCGCGCCCTTGGACACCGCGACCGGCGCCCACTGCGCGGAGACCTCGTCCGGCACGTCGAACATCGCGACGTCGATACCGTCGAAGGCGTCCTCGCTCAGCGCGGCGACCTCGACCTCCTCACCCCGTACGGTCAGCTTGCGGCCGGCCGAACGGGGGGAGGCGATCAGCCGGATCTCGCCCCAGATGTCGGCCCGCGCGGACAGGATGCCGAGCAGGACCGTGCCGACGGCGCCGGTGGCGCCGACGACGGCGAGATGCGGCTTACGGGCCGTACGGGCGTCCGCCGCCACGGTCACACCGTGGGACGGACGGCCCGCCTCGGCCGGAATCATCGTCCGGTGCCGCCATAGACCACGGCCTCGTCACTCTCGGTGTCGAGACCGAAGGCGCTGTGTACAGCCTGTACGGCTTCCTTGACGTCATCGGCGCGGGTGACGACCGAGATACGGATCTCGGAGGTCGAGATGAGCTCGATGTTCACGCCCGCGTTGGACAGCGCCTCGAAGAACGTCGCGGTGACGCCCGGGTTGGTCTTCATCCCCGCGCCGACCAGCGAGATCTTGGCGATCTGGTCGTCGTAACGGAGCGAGTCGAAGCCCACCGCGGCACGGGTCCGCTCCAGCGCCGCGACGGCCTTGCGGCCCTCGTCCTTCGGCAGCGTGAAGGAGATGTCCGTCAGCCCGGTCGAGGCGGCCGACACGTTCTGGACGACCATGTCGATGTTGACGTCGGAGTCCGCGATCGCACGGAAGATCGCCGCGGCCTCGCCCGGCTTGTCCGGGACACCGACGACCGTGACCTTCGCCTCGGAGGTGTC includes:
- a CDS encoding SigE family RNA polymerase sigma factor — encoded protein: MPVIAPWTTTHPSQIPSQRGDTDDSMAAGTTVDHLTETYRAHYRSLLGLAALLLDDTASCEDVVQEAFIRVHSARGRVRDPEKTLAYLRQTVVNLSRSALRRRILGLKLLTKPMPDMASAEEGAYDLLERDQLIQAMRGLQRRQREVLVLRYFADMTEAQVAETLGISLGSVKAYGSRGIAALRVAMEAPV
- a CDS encoding S9 family peptidase, with protein sequence MPDWEKRFRAPRIGLPDWAEHAPDRSLFVSNATGTFELYTWDRASGSQRQATDRPHGTTDGTLSPDGEWIWWFSDTDGDEFGVWMRQPFAGGPDEPAAPGLDPSYPGGLAIGRDGTAVIGRSTDEEGSTVHVVRPGESPAEIYRHRESAGVGDLSHDGSLIAIEHTEHGDAMHSAIRVVRADGEAVAELDDTKGGTEELGLSVMGFAPVDGDARLLVGHQRRGRWEPMIWNPLTGEETALSIDLPGDVGADWYPDGSALLIEHEYQARGELWRYDLGIPGAGGATSAGAGDTPAGTTTDTSLVPGHPLTRVDTPAGTVSGATARPDGTVEFLWSSAAHPPEVRSTSGKVVLDPPGTKAPGSVPVTDAWVEGPGGRVHALVQQPPGDGPFPTVFDIHGGPTWHDSDAFASSPAAWVDHGFAVVRVNYRGSTGYGRAWTDALKHRVGLIELEDIAAVREWAVASGLADPDRLILAGGSWGGYLTLLGLGTQPDAWAAGLAAVPVADYVTAYNDEMEALKAMDRTLLGGTPEEVPERFEASSPLTYVDSVRAPVYISAGVNDPRCPIRQVENYVQRLERRGHPHEVYRYDAGHGSLVVEERIKQLRLELDFARRHVAGVRGDEAEGVTPR
- a CDS encoding aspartate-semialdehyde dehydrogenase — encoded protein: MIPAEAGRPSHGVTVAADARTARKPHLAVVGATGAVGTVLLGILSARADIWGEIRLIASPRSAGRKLTVRGEEVEVAALSEDAFDGIDVAMFDVPDEVSAQWAPVAVSKGAVVVDNSGAFRMDPDVPLVVPEVNAHAARVRPRGIVANPNCTTLSMIVALGALHAEYGLSELIVSSYQAVSGAGQAGVDTLRAQLSAISGTELGSAPGDVRRAVGDTLGPFPAPIALNVVPWAGSLREDGWSSEELKVRNESRKILGMPDLRVTATCVRVPVITTHSLAVHARFENEVTVAGAHEILASAPGVVVSDDPAEGEFPTPSDVAGTDPTWVGRVRRSLDDPRALELFVCGDNLRKGAALNAAQIGELVAAELGG
- a CDS encoding SURF1 family protein; amino-acid sequence: MYRFLLTPRWWGINVFAILAIPFCVFMGSWQLSRFEDRVDSHQQQEDRSARAKAAAARPLDSLLPVDKITSGRQASARGHYDTGHQLLVPGRTLDDKRGKSQGFYVLTLLRTDGGKALPVVRGWLPGDANKKADVAKVPSPPKGEVTVSGALQASENQGTDGVQAGGGLPKGQLGMISAASLVNIVPYEVYDAWITLTDTQDPLRPVPPAAAEGSGLDLKAFQNLGYTGEWFVFAGFVVFMWFRLFRRESEAAKDAALGILSEGVAAR
- a CDS encoding DUF4232 domain-containing protein; translation: MGLGGGAGGGFGGEDELRRLLHSRVADLEPAPDALEQLRRAVPARRQRRRHVIVGAAAALLLGGTSIPAMVHVVNLNDRSEDRPANAASSHRAQGGVGGEHGEGTEHADPQLSGEGGRQPGSDRPAGNGKKTERSGPSRAPGAGTPAPDATMEVSSPVCGREQLGQGTASVRPADSEGRVYGAFRMVNTSTTACSVEGGGTVGLVAQGSTNPDRVHVVDHTSGDDATGLPDPAHVPDELVLKPGEAYEVKFAWIPEDGGGTTGCATPGTTAPPEPSRSPGNSPDSGSTAAGDGGQAGGDDGAADGGSTSSGIVLTHTPEAGEPAAADTKIPDACAGTVYRTEALAAP